The Pirellulaceae bacterium region GATCCATTCAAAAGTCGACAGGATGCAAAGGAGTTCGCGATAAAATTTCTCCAATACACGCTCGATGCTCTGCTAATGAACCGACCGCCGAAAGTCGAAGAGATTGACGAATTGTTTGAAGCGGAAATGGGCTTGGAATCGCTTTAGCAGGAATGGTGTTCAGGAGCAGTGTTTTGGTTATCGAATCCAATTTCCGGCATTGACGGCTATCTATTTTGGGAGGGATTGTAGACTTCTACTCAAGAGATTGCTTTCTCCGTCTGCCCTGTTTTGGTTTAGGGGGATTGATGTACTGCGTGCTGCAGAGGAATACTTGCATTTTCACATCGTAATGAGATAATTTCTTGCCGTTCTTTGGGTGCTTGGAAAGGACTGGATCTAGTTCATCAGTTCGTAACTGAAAAGTTTCGCGCAGCCGCTTTCTCAATTCGCTCGCCGTTTTCTTCTCATTATTGTCACCGACGGCGGGACCACCTTGTGCGTTAATAATTTTGCTCCTAGCTATACTAAGCAAGAAATCTTGATGCACGTCCGTTAAATTTGGCGATCCCACTTTATTAATGGTTGTTGTACTTTTAGGTGCCGCACATTCCTGGGCGGTATCCGGCTTCGACCGAAGCACGACGAAACCTTTGGAAATCTCAAGGGCCGTGTCAAAAGCCTCCTGCGCTTCGCGACAGTAAAATTGGTATGCCGCGTTCTTAAATGAATCTACGTCGCCAAATTCATCTGGATCTGGCCATGGCTTCCAAATTTTTACTTTCGCCAAGTACTTCAGGCACTCCTCAAAAAAGTCAAACCGCACAACGCGTTGCCTAGGGTCTGCAAATAAAGTCCCCTTTTCGTCATGCCCTTCGAAATACGCGTCGTCCAGCACAATCATCACACACAGACTTGGGAGCTCCGGGGCTACTAGCTGAGATTTGCGCAGCTCTGTAAGTTTGAAGAGACTTGCACGCGATAATTGCCGTTCAATGTACGCGATCTGCTCTACGACGGTGGTCTCCTCCAAGGGGGCTTTGGGGAAATACCGAAACGCGGTTTCGAACTGCGACTGAAGTTCTGAGCCCAGAGTTATTCTCGCGCGTGCAATTCCCTCTTTGTCGCCCGCCGAAAAAGCTGCAGGCAATTCGCTATCGCTGCTAGCTCCGCTTACCACGATCAAAGCCGCACCTCGCTGAAGCGACTTCACCTTGTCAAGCACATCAAGACCAGTAACGGCTATGCTGGTATCCATTCCGTGGATACCTAGGCTTTCTCTCGATCCTAGGTTGATGTCCAACGATACAAGATTAAAGAACTGTGGACGTGACGTCATCAGATCGACGGCTTCCGCAGCAGTCGCTGCAGTGTAAATGTTTTGACAGTCTTGTTCTGTGCCAAAGAGCAACCTGGTGTACATAGCCTTCAGTGCACGCCGCCAGTCAGCGCGATCTTCGACAATCAGTATGTTGTACGTATGCGGTGTGAATTCGGCCATGTCAGTCTCCCATTTTGTAGTCAGCCATCAACTCGCCTAGACGAACCAGTTTCATCGAGATGCTTGTCACCGAGGGGCAATCCAGTTCGTCGATCTCTCGACCGAGCGATTCGATTTGGCGAATCACTTCCGTATGAGGAAGTAGTCGCTTCAAAATCTCGTTATCCGTGACCTTAAAAATCGCTTCCTTCAACTTGTTCAACGCAGCAGCGACATCTCCATTCTCCAGATTCCGTGAGGCCATATCGACTGATTGCCAGAAGGTACCAAGCCCAGCTCTTTCCGCCGTTAGCGCCCATGCTCCAGGATACAATTCACCTACTCGATCAATCGCGGTCAATAGTTCCAAGAGAAGCGTTGGAAAAGACACCACGGCATGCCCAGACAGATTCTTGTAGATCGGATTACCCAAAAGCACCTCGGCTGCATCCTTGCTTGACGGCACTACTACTAAGCCACCGATCCACGACGCCTCATTGCCCAAATTTCGCCGCCTCAATGTGCAGTGGAGGTTGAAAACTTGTTGATCTAAACTGTCACTTCTCATTGGCGTCAGCAATATTACAGGGCATGAACGGAACTCTTCGTCCATTCGCAACAGATAGTTGACGTCTGTAGGGGAACGTAAGATGGTCGTGGAATAACCTAGCCAGCCTTCAATTTGTTGCCTCACGGCAGAAGCAAAACAGCCTATACTGTCAAGACAATCCAGTATGACCGCGTGTTCAAAACTCATACGCATGCCGGCTCTTGATCGCGAGTCCGCGTTACTTGTGTTGCTCCCAGCTACTGCAATCGCTCCGGGAAATTTTTAAATATCTTTTCAGCGTCTTCGTGCAGAAGTGCCGTCTTCTGAACGATCGGAGTATAGGGGTTATACTCTTTGATAGCCTTAATTGCTGGGTGGGAAGTGTCGCTAATGCCTGTATAATAGATAATGCACGGTGCTTGTGGACCGGCAGCGAACTTCTTCTCCATTTTTTCTGTGAGTGAAGGACCAGGAGAAGTTGTGATGCCGCTGGGGCTTTTGTCCAGGATGTCCATGATCACAACATCCGGGTACCCGTGTAACTGATATTGATGTTCGGCCTCATTAAAATTCGCGACACTAATCAACACGAAGCCCCTCTTCTCCAGAAAGCTCTTGAGAACCGGGAAACGCTCTGGGTCGCCTCGGTACTCATCATCCACATGGATAACAATCGTCATAGTCATTCTCCTAAGTTCATTTCTTGACAAAACCATTTTCGAAGACGCTCAGCAATTTTACTGTCGTTTGGATTAATCAACTCCCCGTTTTGGTAGAACGACCGACTAATCCTACTGAAGAAATTGTTGATTTCATGGTGCAAACTTATCGCTTCGCCAAGCATTGCCCAAGAAGGCCGGCATTTCAAATCTGGCAGTACAGGCCAGCGATCTTCGCTATGAGTCATTTGCAGAAATACAGAAACAATTTCAGAGAACTCAACGGTTTGTTCCCCTAAGAGCTCCAGCCATTTTGCCGGGGTAGTTTCCAGTTCGTTCGGGGTAGGAACAATGGCGATCGGCCCGGTGTAATTGAAAGGTGCGCATCTGAGTCTAGTCAACCACGCACTTGCTATTACAGCGTTGAAGTCCCTGCTGTTGGAAATCCCAATGACCGCGTTTGTCTGGAGCATGTCCCAGGCTCTCTTGTCATTGGAACCACTCAAGCTTGCGAAATTGCGATGATGAACCGTGATCCCAAATCGGGCCGCGACAACTCTGATGGCTTCATTAACGGTGTTAAGGTCGGAGAACAGATCGATTCTTTTCATTTGTTCCATGCCACATTGGTAATCCTAGCCTTGTTGCCGCTACGCGGCGTGAACTCAACGACATCACCCGTTTTCAGCGAGCCTTTGCAATTACGTTTCCGAGCCGTGAATGATTTCTCCAAACTATAAATCGTCCCAGAGCCACCTGCAATCGATATGTTTGATACTACTCCCGTCAGTCGTTCTTCAACTTGATTTAGCTTCGCTTGTTGCAGCACCGAAGCCAGGACCAAGATCTCGGGACCCGACATCGACTCTGCTGCCGCCTGCAGTGCCACAGCAATCGAGTTGCCCGCAGTTGTCATTTGATTCCTATCCAATGACATGGCAACCGACGTGCCAGTGGCTATCACTTGTGAAATATTGCCACGAACTAAACAACGGTGATCTACCAATAACCGATTGGCTGACGAAAACAGAATGATTGAAAGTGAATGTTCGACGCAAGCAATTGATAGAGAAAGTACCGTTACGGCTTCAATGTACTGTGCATCTTCGCGCGTGACGGTTTCGCTACCTTGGGTAGCCATTTCGCACCAAGTTTCGATCTTATCTCGTTCGCTTTGATTTATTGACCAAGTGATCAAAGTCGACTTGCCCTACAGGAAAACTACCGAAGATAGGGCAACCCAATCGAATGCCGTAAGGTGCTTGTCGGCTTCGGGAAGGTCGCTCCTCCGGTCCGGCCCATCGGCCACCACGATTAGAAAATCACCGCTGGAGAACGCTCGGGACTTGAGGCTGGCATCCAATTCCCATAAGCCGGTGAAATCGTCGCGGTAGAATACGCCAATCCTGCTGTTGAGTGCCCGACTGGTACCTTTCATGCACACCGCGAGCGCCTTCTGGAACGCAGTCATTACAGGGTTAGATGGATTTGCTCGAGGTGGCATTGCAATCAAGGGCGTAAGACTCTTCGGATTTGGATGGGTGGCATTTTAACCCATTTTAAGGGGGAGTGTACGTCGGCAGCGTGTCAGTCACCGACGACAGCCAGCGCCGCCAACTTTCGCGGCTTCCCAATCGGTAATGCTGGGCGAAGTTGGTCGCGTTTCAGGCGGAATCCGCCCTGATCGATTCCGAGCGTGGCGCAGGCAGGAGGCTCGGTGAGTGACGGTCGCCTGCACTGGAGACTGTGCGATTCCAGCTTCCCGGTTACGGATTGTCGCTAGTTAATGAGTGACAGAGACCGGAGTTTCCCCACTTTTGCTGCGGTTTCCCCCGCGATCCGGCCCTCATTGTCGTAACCACCGTTCCCATAACCAGCGAATAAGTGTCGGGCAACATGCTCGATCTTCCCGCCCTCTGAGTCCCGTACCTCGCACGGGCTTTGGGACCCGGAAGAAACCAAGATATCTACCCAGTGAGAAGAACAATGACTTGGTTTGCAGTGGATAAAAATGGATTGGGGAAGCTGGTTGAGAGGAAGGGCAAATCGTTTGTCCTTTTCGAGCTCATTCAAAACGCTTGGGATGAGAGCACTACCGTTGTTACAGCATCGCTTGAAACCATCCCCGGAAGGCCTCGCGCAAGGTTGACGATTGAGGATGACTCACCCGACGGTTTTGCCGATTTGCGGCATGCTTACACGCTGTTCGCCGAAAGCAAGAAGAAATCGGATGCTACCAAGCGCGGTCGATTCAATCTCGGCGAGAAGCTGGTGCTTTCCCTTTGCGATGAGGCAACAATCGTTTCGACCAGCGGAGGCGTCCGCTTCGACCCCAGCGGTCGCCACATCGTACGGCAACGTCGCGATACTGGCTCTCGATTCGAAGCGATTATTCGCCTGACACGCGATGAGGTCAACGAGATCCTGGAATCGGTTCAGCAATTACGGCCGCCCGCGCATGTGGTTACCTCAATCAACGGACAAGTTCTGAAGAACGAGCCTCCAATCAAGGAAGTACAGGCATCGTTACCAACTGAAATCGCAGATGCTGAAGGGGTCGTACGAAGGAGCAATCGCAAGACAACTATTCGTATCTATGAGCCTAAACTCGCTGTTGGCTGGATCTACGAAATGGGAATTCCGATCGTCGAAACAGGCGATCGATTCGACGTCGACATCGCCCAGAAGGTCCCTATGTCCCTAGATCGTGACAATGTCACTCCCAAGTTCTTGCAGCAAGTGCGTACGATAGTTCGAAACGCTACCGCGAGCTTACTCACGAAGGAAGAGTCGGCGGCAGAATGGGTGACTTCGGCAGCTGGAAGTGGCGACATCACCCGGGATGCAATCAAGAAGGTCCTGGAGGATCGATTTGATCCGGAGCCGCTGTCGTTTGACCCCAGCGACATGGAAGCCAACGATGTTGCAGCGAGCATGGGGCGAAGACCAGTTTCTGGTGGTGCCATGCCCAAGGGAATGTGGGCTCAAGCACGTAGGCATGGAGTGATCAAGCCTGCTGGCCAGGTGTTTCCGACACGTAAACCGTACAGCGATGATGGACGGCCTGAGAATGTAATCGCAGAAACCGACTGGTCAGCAGGGATGCACCGAATTGCTGAGTTCTCGCAATGGGCCGCTCACACGGCGTTAGGAATTGAGATCGACGTAAAGATGACTAGGGCGGGTAAGTACTTTGCTGCCTGCTACGGCCAGAGGGAGCTGACTTTCAATCTTGACAGCCTTGGCGGCGAGAAGTGGTTTGACGGCAATCCCGCCGTGATCGTCGATCTCGTTATTCATGAGTTGGGGCATGAAATCGAAAGCAATCACTTGAGTGACCGCTACTACAAGGCCCTGACGATGATCGCTGGAAAGCTGTTCATCAACAGTGACGGTGCCCCCACATTGAAAGGGTAAGTCAAATGAGCGACTTGATGCCAAGAACATCGATACCGGTCGAGAGATTTCGAACAACTGGTTCGCGAATGGCCATGGCAAGAACCGTGATAATACTCTTCGTGTGTCTGGTGCTGTTTGTGCATCGTACTGCGGAGGCCCAGTCGCTTGAAAGCTCGAGCTACGGAAGTGCATCTGAATTGAAAGGAAATGTCTACACCTTGAGCATATTTATCTCCAAAGATGGTCGGGAAAGTTGGGGCTATCGAGAAAAGCTCGAAGTACTGAGAAAGCAGGAAGAGGCCATGACTTGGATCAGGAATCAAGCTTTGAATTACGGAGTGAAGGTGAACTTTGATGCCATGGGTAGTTATGGACTGGAAGACGACATCAAAGTGTCCACTATCGACCGAGGGACCGCGTCGGGCAACGAGCCATCACAGTGGGTGTCTCGGATGTTGTATCGTTTGGGATATAAAAGTACTCACGATCTAGTTGAATGGGTGCACTCGAACATCAATGCCATGCAAATTCAAGTTCTGATTTATGCGAAAGGAAGAGGTCGCAGCTATGCCATGTCGTCGAGCAACGGAGTGAATGAAGAGCTCTACTTTGTCGAGGGAGCGATCGTGTACGAACAAGACAACAGTGGGAACGGCGTTGTTTCGTCTGTGATTGCCCATGAGATTCTCCATTTGTATGGTGCCTGGGACTTGTACGAAACGCTTAGCCAGTCAGCAGAAAATGAAGAGCGAGCGCGGA contains the following coding sequences:
- a CDS encoding response regulator; amino-acid sequence: MAEFTPHTYNILIVEDRADWRRALKAMYTRLLFGTEQDCQNIYTAATAAEAVDLMTSRPQFFNLVSLDINLGSRESLGIHGMDTSIAVTGLDVLDKVKSLQRGAALIVVSGASSDSELPAAFSAGDKEGIARARITLGSELQSQFETAFRYFPKAPLEETTVVEQIAYIERQLSRASLFKLTELRKSQLVAPELPSLCVMIVLDDAYFEGHDEKGTLFADPRQRVVRFDFFEECLKYLAKVKIWKPWPDPDEFGDVDSFKNAAYQFYCREAQEAFDTALEISKGFVVLRSKPDTAQECAAPKSTTTINKVGSPNLTDVHQDFLLSIARSKIINAQGGPAVGDNNEKKTASELRKRLRETFQLRTDELDPVLSKHPKNGKKLSHYDVKMQVFLCSTQYINPPKPKQGRRRKQSLE
- a CDS encoding ATP-binding protein, with translation MTWFAVDKNGLGKLVERKGKSFVLFELIQNAWDESTTVVTASLETIPGRPRARLTIEDDSPDGFADLRHAYTLFAESKKKSDATKRGRFNLGEKLVLSLCDEATIVSTSGGVRFDPSGRHIVRQRRDTGSRFEAIIRLTRDEVNEILESVQQLRPPAHVVTSINGQVLKNEPPIKEVQASLPTEIADAEGVVRRSNRKTTIRIYEPKLAVGWIYEMGIPIVETGDRFDVDIAQKVPMSLDRDNVTPKFLQQVRTIVRNATASLLTKEESAAEWVTSAAGSGDITRDAIKKVLEDRFDPEPLSFDPSDMEANDVAASMGRRPVSGGAMPKGMWAQARRHGVIKPAGQVFPTRKPYSDDGRPENVIAETDWSAGMHRIAEFSQWAAHTALGIEIDVKMTRAGKYFAACYGQRELTFNLDSLGGEKWFDGNPAVIVDLVIHELGHEIESNHLSDRYYKALTMIAGKLFINSDGAPTLKG